The proteins below come from a single Saccharophagus degradans 2-40 genomic window:
- a CDS encoding VWA domain-containing protein codes for MLKCWQAFIGLVLMLGLAASAGAQPELNLAQASQEIESKLADRSGKPADVRLVIDVSGSMKRNDPANLRQPAVDLLMQLLPEGSKAGVWTFGKWVNMLVPHQVVDEQWRSLGRAKASEINSVGLYTNIGEALEKAAYDLDAASDEYAKHIILLTDGMVDIDKQPDKNTQEWRRIVDEVLPKLKAAGYTIHTVALSDNADNNLLKKLSLQTDGIASVAHTADDLMKIFLGTFDAAAPAEQVPLAGNQFVIDSSVEEFTALIFRKNPADLTELIGPDQTVYSAASQAADASWHRADNYDLITIKQPLEGEWGLSVDMDDDSRVTVVSNLNLRVKAMANNVYIGHDQLLSLVLQEDGKTITRPEFLELMTITAKIMAGNNEEVLAEFWQNELTDGEPPLDGRYLEDLPTFEKEGVYELTVVVDGKSFVREFKHSFSVRQPFNAEVEKQFSDGELNFILKVESLSSDVRVDKTQIVASITSPSKRKMVKPLDLTKMDTWQTELMPDDEGMYFIDIRIKGSTLDGSPFESYITDVKFKFSHEGGFSEEQEPIVDPAKKEEKETKKAEPEEPAKPTDEEGEAEAQEAESEPQQPVPAWLLYSAIGIGNLLLFVGGYFIVRKLLGSGSSDEDLLEQFSEESVEEATSPKEEPKPVDDEEEPPMEDLDPATADDVVEEPEPAKEQEKVQEPEPVEEPQEEQLEEPAMDMLGEPDDAEDIAEPEGYDAVDDGIDDLDEMALDEPEPDAEEPEPQDEDDDMVAAMLKAQGLDLADDELDDAISNLIDDLDDDEEENK; via the coding sequence ATGCTCAAATGCTGGCAGGCTTTTATTGGCTTGGTGTTGATGCTGGGGTTAGCCGCAAGTGCAGGAGCCCAACCTGAACTTAATCTTGCTCAAGCGTCACAAGAGATAGAAAGCAAACTTGCTGATCGCAGCGGAAAACCTGCTGATGTGCGCTTGGTTATCGATGTTTCTGGCAGTATGAAACGCAATGATCCCGCTAATTTACGTCAGCCAGCGGTGGACCTTCTTATGCAACTGTTGCCAGAAGGCAGCAAAGCAGGTGTGTGGACCTTCGGCAAGTGGGTAAACATGCTAGTACCTCATCAGGTTGTGGATGAGCAATGGCGAAGCTTAGGTCGAGCAAAGGCATCGGAAATTAATTCAGTAGGGCTATACACCAATATAGGTGAGGCTCTTGAAAAAGCAGCGTACGACCTAGATGCTGCCAGTGACGAGTATGCAAAGCACATTATTTTACTTACCGACGGCATGGTGGATATTGATAAGCAGCCCGATAAAAACACACAAGAATGGCGCCGCATAGTCGATGAGGTTTTACCAAAACTAAAAGCTGCGGGATATACCATTCACACGGTTGCGCTATCCGACAATGCAGATAACAACCTGCTAAAAAAATTGTCCTTACAAACCGATGGTATTGCCAGTGTGGCGCACACTGCAGACGACCTAATGAAAATATTCTTAGGCACATTCGACGCTGCTGCACCCGCCGAACAAGTGCCCCTTGCAGGGAACCAATTTGTTATCGATTCCAGTGTGGAAGAGTTTACCGCGTTAATTTTTAGAAAAAATCCTGCCGATTTAACCGAGCTTATTGGGCCAGATCAAACGGTATACAGCGCAGCGTCACAGGCTGCGGATGCGAGCTGGCACCGCGCAGATAATTACGACCTCATTACTATCAAGCAACCCCTCGAAGGTGAGTGGGGGTTAAGTGTTGATATGGATGATGACAGCAGGGTTACGGTTGTAAGTAACTTAAATTTACGTGTTAAGGCTATGGCCAACAACGTATATATAGGTCACGATCAATTGCTTTCGCTAGTGCTACAGGAGGATGGTAAAACCATCACTCGTCCAGAATTCTTAGAGTTAATGACCATCACGGCCAAAATTATGGCCGGCAACAATGAAGAGGTGTTAGCTGAGTTCTGGCAAAATGAACTAACGGATGGTGAACCGCCGCTCGATGGGCGCTATTTAGAAGATTTACCCACATTCGAAAAAGAAGGCGTGTACGAGCTAACCGTGGTTGTGGACGGTAAAAGCTTTGTACGTGAATTCAAGCATAGTTTTAGTGTGCGTCAGCCCTTTAATGCCGAAGTAGAAAAACAGTTTAGTGATGGTGAACTTAATTTTATATTAAAAGTTGAATCACTTAGCTCGGATGTACGTGTTGATAAAACACAAATTGTTGCGTCAATTACATCGCCGTCAAAACGAAAAATGGTTAAGCCCTTAGATTTAACCAAAATGGATACATGGCAAACGGAATTAATGCCAGATGATGAAGGTATGTATTTTATTGATATTCGTATTAAAGGCAGCACGCTCGATGGCTCACCTTTTGAATCGTATATTACCGATGTTAAATTTAAGTTTTCGCATGAGGGGGGCTTTAGCGAAGAGCAGGAGCCTATTGTAGACCCAGCTAAAAAAGAAGAAAAAGAGACTAAAAAAGCCGAGCCAGAAGAACCAGCTAAACCTACAGATGAAGAAGGTGAGGCAGAAGCACAAGAAGCCGAAAGTGAGCCGCAGCAGCCGGTACCTGCATGGTTATTATATAGCGCTATAGGTATTGGTAATTTGCTTCTATTTGTTGGCGGGTATTTTATAGTGCGAAAATTACTTGGCAGCGGTAGTTCTGATGAAGATCTATTAGAGCAATTTTCTGAAGAAAGTGTTGAAGAGGCAACATCGCCAAAAGAAGAACCGAAACCTGTTGATGATGAAGAAGAGCCGCCCATGGAGGATTTGGACCCCGCAACAGCAGACGATGTTGTTGAGGAGCCAGAGCCTGCTAAAGAGCAAGAAAAAGTTCAGGAGCCGGAGCCTGTTGAAGAGCCGCAGGAGGAGCAATTAGAGGAGCCAGCGATGGATATGCTGGGTGAGCCTGATGACGCTGAAGATATTGCTGAACCGGAAGGTTACGACGCTGTGGATGACGGCATAGACGATTTAGATGAAATGGCATTAGATGAGCCAGAGCCGGATGCTGAAGAGCCAGAGCCTCAAGATGAGGATGATGATATGGTGGCCGCGATGTTAAAGGCTCAAGGATTGGATTTAGCTGATGACGAATTAGATGACGCTATTTCGAATTTGATCGATGACCTAGACGACGATGAAGAAGAGAATAAATAA
- a CDS encoding FAD-dependent oxidoreductase, protein MPALHKGRFTPNNSYDVAVVGGGIHGLSMALEACKRGLSVILIQGNDLASGASGIQRGLFGGGFQSLSQLNLTAVKANFSALKKWHENHANSAAPVCANLIANHSLRSAKLVKTGLAIYHRLAGGSADLCRNHSREAFSTPYLAYTLRPARRILDIATEARALGADIFPYTRVNTAIRQKNCWQLTVNSSLGSNTNSVNVNAKMLINCCGWLANTFLTDVLGVVSRAKAHARKAGLIYVSGPLDAPALPLTLQANNKQFISMLAVTPQHYVIGPFSDEELGDSKQNALAALQTLLSDQLGEQFSQWVKTLHIDEIKWINYAQVSDPSGGAHRGDFLQDSILDLNNPRGGAPLLNVFGIDIAKHANLARQGFNILAPFSRECSSHVVPLPHKNTTPPTAFNNPIISRWQTTYAQGVNRLLKDANLTCNSTVEDFGVHFGEDLYQCEVDYLIRYEWAITAEDILWRRGDWGPWFPESGKQMLADYLAQLT, encoded by the coding sequence ATGCCTGCACTACACAAAGGACGTTTTACCCCCAACAATAGCTACGATGTTGCCGTAGTGGGTGGCGGTATTCATGGTTTAAGCATGGCACTTGAGGCGTGTAAACGGGGGTTGTCCGTCATTCTTATTCAAGGCAATGACCTTGCATCTGGGGCCTCAGGCATTCAACGCGGGCTTTTTGGCGGGGGCTTTCAATCCTTGTCACAGCTCAATTTAACCGCAGTTAAAGCTAACTTCTCAGCACTCAAAAAATGGCACGAAAATCATGCTAATAGCGCAGCCCCTGTGTGCGCTAATTTAATTGCGAACCACTCTTTACGCTCCGCTAAATTAGTAAAAACAGGTTTGGCCATATACCATCGGTTAGCAGGCGGCAGTGCAGATTTATGTCGCAACCATTCTCGCGAAGCTTTCTCTACACCCTATTTGGCCTACACGCTTCGCCCCGCTAGACGCATTTTAGATATTGCCACAGAAGCTCGAGCATTGGGCGCAGACATATTCCCCTATACGAGAGTGAATACAGCAATTCGGCAAAAAAATTGCTGGCAGTTAACGGTTAACTCCTCGCTTGGTAGCAATACGAATAGCGTAAATGTAAACGCAAAGATGTTAATTAATTGCTGTGGCTGGCTTGCCAACACGTTTTTAACCGATGTGCTAGGTGTTGTGTCTCGCGCAAAAGCACATGCGCGTAAAGCAGGTTTAATTTATGTAAGCGGCCCACTTGATGCCCCTGCTTTACCCCTTACCCTACAAGCCAATAATAAACAGTTTATTAGCATGCTGGCCGTAACACCTCAGCATTATGTGATTGGCCCCTTCTCCGATGAAGAACTGGGAGACAGCAAACAAAATGCTCTAGCAGCTTTGCAAACATTACTCTCAGATCAACTTGGTGAGCAGTTTTCCCAATGGGTTAAAACCTTACATATAGACGAAATAAAATGGATTAACTATGCGCAAGTTTCCGACCCCAGCGGTGGCGCGCACCGAGGGGATTTTCTACAAGACAGTATTCTCGATTTAAATAACCCGAGAGGTGGGGCACCACTGCTTAACGTATTTGGCATAGACATAGCAAAACACGCTAATTTAGCTCGGCAAGGGTTTAATATTCTCGCTCCGTTTAGTAGGGAGTGCTCATCCCACGTTGTGCCTTTACCCCATAAAAACACTACGCCTCCCACTGCTTTTAATAACCCCATAATAAGTCGCTGGCAAACAACCTATGCACAGGGTGTAAATCGTTTATTAAAAGATGCTAATTTAACGTGTAACAGCACTGTTGAAGATTTTGGCGTTCACTTTGGCGAAGATTTATATCAATGTGAGGTGGACTACTTAATTCGTTACGAATGGGCAATTACAGCAGAGGATATTTTGTGGCGTAGAGGTGACTGGGGCCCTTGGTTTCCGGAGAGCGGCAAACAAATGCTTGCCGATTATTTGGCGCAGCTCACCTAA
- a CDS encoding SLC13 family permease: MPVTQENTFKTAIILTAPLLSLMLGLLLASGGVAPAAAITASITLLCAIWWTTEAIPIPVTSLLPLALFPMLDVLSPNEVASAYGSPLILLLLGGFLLSTAMEHSNAHKNIALTMVNAFGGSSEKHVVFGFMAAAAVLSMWISNTATTLMLLPIAVALIDSSRSRTLCIPLLLGICYAASVGGIGTPIGTPPNLIMMKVFNDTTGTEITFVTWMKWGVPLVVLFVPIIALWLTRNIKATTAISLPEPNTWSTAQKRVLIVFACTALLWVTRKAPYGGWSELFDLQYANDAAVALLAVVTLFIIPNGESGSKRSALLTWESANKIPWGILLLFSGGICIARAFNASGLADIIAEGLGGLSVLAPLIMLLLICLGVTFLTEVTSNTATTSLLMPILAVASASTGIDPLVLMVPAAMSASCAFMLPVATAPNAVIFSTGRVPIQTMMRTGFALNIFGSVLITFICYVYFL, encoded by the coding sequence ATGCCTGTTACACAGGAAAACACGTTTAAAACGGCAATTATTCTCACTGCCCCGCTACTAAGCCTGATGCTAGGGCTACTGCTTGCCAGTGGAGGCGTTGCACCTGCTGCAGCTATTACCGCAAGCATTACCCTGTTGTGTGCCATTTGGTGGACGACAGAGGCTATCCCCATACCCGTTACATCTTTGCTACCGCTTGCGCTTTTTCCCATGCTGGATGTGCTCAGCCCAAACGAGGTGGCCAGCGCCTACGGCAGCCCACTTATTTTATTACTTTTGGGTGGTTTTTTATTATCTACCGCCATGGAGCATTCCAACGCCCATAAAAATATTGCGTTAACCATGGTAAATGCATTTGGAGGCAGCAGCGAGAAACATGTTGTATTCGGCTTTATGGCCGCTGCAGCAGTGTTAAGTATGTGGATATCGAACACTGCCACCACGTTAATGTTATTACCTATTGCTGTCGCGCTTATCGACTCTAGCCGCAGTAGAACCCTGTGTATTCCTTTGCTATTAGGTATTTGCTACGCAGCTAGCGTAGGGGGAATAGGCACACCAATAGGTACGCCACCAAACCTAATAATGATGAAAGTTTTTAACGACACTACAGGTACGGAAATTACCTTTGTTACCTGGATGAAATGGGGCGTACCGCTTGTGGTACTTTTTGTGCCCATTATTGCTTTGTGGCTTACGCGCAATATAAAAGCCACAACGGCTATTAGCTTGCCAGAGCCAAACACATGGAGCACAGCACAAAAGCGTGTATTAATAGTTTTTGCTTGTACAGCGCTATTATGGGTAACGCGCAAAGCCCCCTATGGTGGCTGGTCAGAGTTATTTGATCTGCAATATGCAAACGATGCGGCTGTTGCGTTGCTTGCTGTCGTTACGCTGTTTATTATTCCTAATGGCGAGTCTGGCTCCAAAAGAAGTGCGCTGCTCACATGGGAGAGCGCAAACAAAATACCTTGGGGAATATTGTTGCTTTTTTCTGGGGGCATTTGCATCGCTCGCGCATTTAACGCATCGGGCTTGGCGGATATCATTGCAGAAGGACTTGGCGGGCTAAGCGTATTGGCGCCCTTAATTATGCTCTTACTTATCTGCTTAGGCGTTACGTTCTTAACTGAAGTTACCAGCAATACCGCTACCACCAGTTTGTTGATGCCCATACTGGCCGTGGCAAGCGCAAGTACCGGTATAGACCCGCTGGTGCTGATGGTGCCAGCCGCAATGAGTGCTAGCTGCGCGTTTATGCTACCCGTTGCCACCGCGCCTAATGCCGTTATTTTCTCTACGGGGCGTGTCCCCATTCAAACTATGATGCGAACAGGGTTTGCACTAAATATATTCGGAAGTGTGCTTATTACCTTTATTTGCTATGTCTATTTTTTGTAA
- a CDS encoding HD-GYP domain-containing protein, giving the protein MDFYKEHIASVSEDHGVVATENICNQHGQTIVASGAQIDSTSSERILKFKLLKPIESSIAIESELSVDDLYQHITDYMCDDNSLFEVYLESNLGTLLRDCCEFAFSYDIIRQKLTVLRYQYPNQFDQTLFVSWFTALIEKKSGKQDPDIYQSFTAAVCRDLGLLHIDPKILTSNEKLTPEQWRQLQSHPIISQKIVEALEGLSADCARGVLEHHENLDGTGFPSSKLAAQLAPLGQILALLDGTYANYAKFFKPLGRTLADVVPIIQMNSRAHFGNFSDIFVASIRCCSRTDHTVINENNIADAVAEVIACHKYISDYLACAFKLISEFAKSSKGPRLVAMQKGYLHIHQSVTQSGLINLAYIRWVEQVREEKIKSAYREVEDSLMMMREVIYQIDRLNIQLSTYVTKEGEKGATANSPSLFQQLITFEKPVFKTLT; this is encoded by the coding sequence ATGGATTTCTACAAAGAACACATCGCCAGCGTTAGCGAAGACCACGGTGTTGTAGCGACAGAGAATATTTGCAACCAGCATGGCCAAACGATTGTGGCGAGTGGCGCACAAATAGACTCAACGTCATCTGAAAGAATATTAAAGTTCAAACTGCTAAAGCCTATTGAATCCTCTATTGCCATCGAGTCTGAGCTTAGCGTCGATGATCTTTATCAGCACATCACAGATTATATGTGCGATGACAACTCGTTGTTCGAGGTGTATTTAGAGTCCAACTTGGGTACGTTGCTGCGAGACTGCTGCGAGTTTGCATTTAGCTATGACATCATTCGCCAGAAACTTACAGTATTGCGCTACCAATACCCCAACCAATTCGATCAAACGCTATTTGTGAGTTGGTTTACGGCGTTAATAGAAAAGAAGTCAGGTAAACAGGACCCAGATATTTATCAAAGCTTTACCGCTGCAGTATGTCGCGATTTAGGGTTGCTACATATCGACCCCAAAATTCTTACTAGTAACGAAAAACTCACGCCCGAGCAATGGCGGCAACTGCAATCCCACCCCATTATTAGCCAAAAGATTGTGGAGGCCCTCGAAGGTCTCAGCGCCGATTGCGCCCGCGGTGTATTAGAACACCACGAAAACCTAGATGGCACAGGGTTTCCTAGTTCAAAACTAGCCGCCCAGTTAGCCCCTTTGGGGCAAATCCTTGCGCTTCTCGATGGCACCTACGCAAACTATGCCAAGTTTTTTAAACCCTTGGGCCGCACTCTGGCGGATGTTGTACCTATAATACAAATGAACAGCCGCGCCCACTTTGGCAATTTTTCTGATATTTTTGTTGCCAGCATTCGCTGCTGCTCGCGCACAGACCACACCGTAATTAACGAAAACAATATTGCAGATGCTGTGGCCGAGGTAATTGCATGCCACAAATATATTTCCGATTATCTAGCATGCGCATTCAAATTGATTAGTGAATTTGCTAAATCATCCAAAGGCCCGCGCTTGGTCGCTATGCAAAAAGGCTATTTACATATCCATCAATCTGTCACTCAATCTGGGTTGATTAATCTTGCGTACATTCGCTGGGTAGAGCAGGTGCGAGAAGAGAAAATTAAAAGCGCTTACCGCGAAGTTGAAGATTCTTTAATGATGATGCGCGAGGTTATTTATCAAATAGACCGATTAAACATTCAACTAAGCACTTATGTGACTAAAGAAGGTGAAAAAGGTGCAACAGCGAACTCGCCTTCACTTTTCCAACAACTCATTACTTTCGAAAAGCCCGTCTTTAAAACACTTACCTAA
- a CDS encoding sensor histidine kinase: MSALLGVTPELKERIRGHSTLRRFLVIVVTLSIAFPAVMSGAFLIYQNYQRTLELDSKEAAMNYADLLQAGMTMPLWEVAPSLGQPVIDSLRLDPSIVAIDVVDQQGNTFLSYHNPKIDEGFGVIQFQRAIEYQNSIIGELNFTYSLADAQRQATKDSELLLIVIAIQLLFSLACLSYFLNQRVISPLNKLEKAAAGIAGGDLRTSVPQLSGDEFGSLSRQLETMRWSLERSFTHMEDRVAERTAELVELNKELNSTVEQLNATQGNLVQSEKLAALGSLVAGVAHELNTPIGNGLTVASTLNDSTKRVKKMMEEGITKNALQDFLEEAEEGSGLVCKSLERASELVNSFKQVAVDRTSAQRRCFDMLEMLNETRMTLSPTLKKTPYQVEVDCPRDIMLDSYPGPLGQVITNLINNSIVHGFDGREFGCIRIVCRKDENDMLRLIVEDDGKGIAEEHINRIFDPFFTTKLGEGGNGLGMHILHNIVTGMMGGQVVVESKVNVGTKFTITMPAVSPNYDHANDGTGGGFKVNVR; the protein is encoded by the coding sequence TTGTCAGCATTACTTGGGGTAACCCCAGAGCTTAAAGAAAGAATAAGAGGGCATTCTACTCTCCGGCGATTTTTGGTCATTGTGGTTACATTGTCTATCGCTTTTCCCGCGGTAATGTCGGGCGCGTTTCTAATCTATCAAAATTACCAGCGAACCCTAGAACTAGACAGTAAAGAAGCGGCGATGAATTACGCTGATTTGCTGCAAGCGGGTATGACTATGCCGCTGTGGGAAGTTGCGCCTTCTTTAGGGCAGCCCGTAATAGATTCACTGCGTTTAGACCCATCCATCGTTGCAATTGATGTAGTTGATCAGCAAGGCAACACCTTTCTTTCGTATCACAACCCTAAAATAGATGAAGGTTTTGGGGTAATTCAATTTCAGCGGGCTATTGAATATCAAAACAGTATTATCGGTGAGTTAAATTTCACTTATAGCTTGGCGGATGCGCAGCGGCAGGCAACAAAAGACTCTGAGCTACTGCTAATCGTTATCGCAATTCAGTTACTCTTCTCGCTAGCTTGTTTAAGTTATTTTCTAAACCAGCGTGTTATTTCCCCCCTCAATAAGTTGGAAAAAGCAGCGGCAGGTATTGCGGGCGGTGATTTACGTACTTCTGTGCCGCAATTGTCGGGTGATGAGTTTGGTTCTTTATCGCGCCAATTAGAAACTATGCGCTGGTCGTTAGAGCGGTCATTTACCCATATGGAAGACCGAGTGGCAGAGCGAACTGCCGAGTTGGTAGAGCTAAACAAAGAGCTTAACTCAACCGTAGAACAATTAAATGCCACACAGGGCAACCTAGTTCAATCCGAAAAGCTTGCTGCTCTTGGCTCGTTGGTTGCCGGGGTGGCGCATGAGCTAAACACTCCTATTGGCAACGGTTTGACAGTAGCCTCTACGCTAAATGACAGCACTAAACGCGTTAAAAAAATGATGGAAGAAGGTATAACTAAAAATGCCCTACAAGACTTTCTTGAAGAAGCCGAGGAAGGGTCTGGTTTAGTGTGTAAAAGCCTTGAGCGCGCATCGGAGTTGGTGAATAGTTTTAAACAGGTTGCTGTAGATCGAACAAGTGCCCAGCGCCGCTGTTTTGATATGCTGGAAATGCTTAACGAAACACGTATGACTCTTTCGCCAACACTCAAAAAGACGCCATACCAAGTCGAAGTAGATTGCCCCAGAGATATCATGTTAGATAGCTACCCAGGCCCTTTAGGTCAGGTGATAACCAATCTTATTAACAACTCTATTGTGCATGGCTTTGATGGACGAGAATTTGGTTGTATTCGTATAGTATGCAGAAAAGACGAAAACGATATGCTGCGTTTAATTGTGGAAGATGATGGTAAGGGGATTGCCGAAGAGCACATTAATAGAATTTTCGACCCGTTTTTTACCACCAAGCTGGGCGAGGGGGGTAACGGGCTAGGGATGCATATTTTACATAATATAGTAACGGGTATGATGGGCGGCCAAGTCGTTGTAGAATCAAAAGTAAACGTAGGCACCAAATTTACAATAACAATGCCTGCAGTCTCTCCAAATTACGATCACGCTAACGACGGCACTGGCGGAGGATTTAAAGTTAATGTCCGATAA
- a CDS encoding GGDEF/EAL domain-containing response regulator, with amino-acid sequence MSDKNGNELFSFAEEPVEEKKQREDYCWWVLIIDDEKGVHSATEFALKNTQIMDRPLKFLHAMSAAEGIKILEENKNIAVIMLDVVMETPNAGLDMVAIIRDKMDIRDTRIILRTGQPNQAPEIEVIRDYDINDYKLKSELTQSKLFAALTTAIRSYKQIRMIEAGRKGLDMIVRSSSELLTKNGIHAFAQGVIVHLAGLLDIPAEGLICVRRQQSDTGSESKIIAAAGHYCLLVDHPLEDLSESGARTLLDTCLDKKSNQFGVDGVALYIGSDTRGDMSAFISSDVDIDSVDQSLLEIFCNNIAACADNLMLLERLSSHAYFDILVGLPNRTALIQKIDELVEDDSLPELYLALVDIDNFAELNAALGKDYCDELLREIGLRLLNNFPVTCTVARIAADVFAVLGPKDHVKPMAISEVFNKPFKVRDNDQVLSVTSGIVPLTEMSEGGGQAIKEGSIVLKSAKAIRRGEVVMFNRKMVEKATQHVEMLRELREAFDSGKLYLAYQPKFDIKTLDVVGLEALLRWENKHGVMVPPQRFIPLAEKSGLIVRMGEWVMENAIAELHKVRSSGWNDLKMGVNFSVAQLRHPEILDALRELIDRVQVDPNLVDLEITETIAMDDVKGNMEVLTRIKDIGFELSVDDFGTGFSSLSYLQKMPFDNLKVDQSFVQTSDTPSGRKIVEMIVNLGQTLGMNVIAEGVETREQLDLLRELGCQQVQGYLLAKPMSCDELTTWLASFKTQGITLDG; translated from the coding sequence ATGTCCGATAAAAATGGGAACGAATTGTTTTCTTTTGCCGAGGAGCCGGTAGAAGAAAAGAAACAGCGGGAAGATTATTGTTGGTGGGTGCTAATCATTGATGATGAAAAGGGCGTTCACTCTGCCACAGAGTTTGCCCTAAAAAATACCCAAATAATGGATAGACCACTCAAGTTTTTACATGCTATGAGTGCTGCAGAAGGCATAAAAATACTTGAAGAAAATAAAAATATTGCCGTAATAATGCTAGATGTGGTTATGGAAACCCCAAATGCTGGATTGGATATGGTTGCGATTATTCGCGACAAAATGGATATTCGCGACACCCGTATTATTCTGCGCACTGGGCAGCCAAACCAAGCCCCAGAAATAGAAGTTATTCGCGATTACGACATTAATGACTACAAATTAAAATCTGAACTCACCCAGTCAAAATTATTCGCGGCGCTAACTACCGCGATTCGCTCGTACAAACAAATTCGCATGATAGAAGCCGGCCGCAAGGGCTTGGATATGATTGTGCGGTCCAGCTCTGAACTGCTCACTAAAAATGGTATTCACGCCTTTGCTCAAGGGGTTATTGTGCACTTGGCTGGCCTGTTAGATATTCCCGCCGAAGGCTTAATTTGCGTGCGGCGTCAGCAAAGTGACACAGGCTCCGAATCTAAAATTATAGCTGCAGCAGGGCACTATTGTCTGTTAGTTGATCACCCTCTTGAAGATCTTTCAGAAAGTGGGGCAAGAACATTACTGGATACATGTTTAGATAAGAAAAGTAATCAGTTTGGCGTGGACGGGGTAGCGCTATATATCGGCAGTGATACCCGCGGCGATATGAGCGCGTTTATATCCAGCGATGTAGACATCGATTCAGTTGATCAAAGTTTATTAGAAATATTCTGTAATAATATTGCCGCGTGCGCAGATAACTTAATGCTATTGGAACGGCTAAGTAGTCATGCTTATTTTGACATTTTGGTTGGCCTGCCTAATAGAACCGCGCTTATTCAAAAAATAGATGAGCTTGTTGAAGACGATAGCTTACCAGAGCTTTATTTGGCGCTTGTAGATATTGATAACTTTGCTGAGCTCAATGCTGCCCTCGGCAAAGATTATTGCGACGAGCTATTGCGAGAAATTGGTTTGCGCTTGCTAAACAATTTCCCTGTTACCTGCACTGTGGCGCGAATAGCGGCAGATGTTTTTGCTGTGCTAGGCCCTAAAGACCATGTAAAGCCTATGGCAATAAGTGAGGTGTTTAACAAGCCATTTAAAGTGCGAGATAACGATCAGGTGTTGTCTGTCACTTCTGGAATAGTCCCGTTAACAGAAATGTCTGAGGGCGGTGGGCAAGCTATTAAAGAAGGTAGTATTGTACTTAAGTCTGCCAAAGCTATTCGCCGCGGCGAAGTGGTTATGTTTAACCGAAAAATGGTTGAAAAGGCTACTCAACATGTGGAAATGTTGCGGGAACTGCGCGAAGCGTTCGATAGCGGCAAACTGTATCTCGCTTATCAACCTAAATTTGATATTAAAACATTGGATGTTGTGGGATTGGAAGCGCTGCTGCGCTGGGAGAACAAACATGGTGTGATGGTGCCGCCCCAGCGTTTTATCCCGCTTGCCGAGAAATCCGGTCTGATTGTAAGAATGGGGGAGTGGGTTATGGAAAATGCAATTGCAGAATTACATAAAGTACGCTCTTCCGGCTGGAATGATCTGAAAATGGGGGTAAATTTTTCCGTAGCGCAGTTACGCCACCCAGAAATACTTGACGCTCTACGCGAATTGATAGACAGGGTACAAGTTGACCCAAATTTGGTTGACTTAGAAATTACCGAAACCATTGCCATGGATGATGTGAAAGGCAATATGGAAGTGTTGACCCGTATTAAAGATATTGGCTTTGAGTTATCTGTTGATGATTTCGGTACCGGTTTTTCTTCGTTAAGCTATTTGCAAAAAATGCCATTTGATAACTTAAAAGTAGATCAATCGTTTGTTCAGACTTCCGACACGCCAAGTGGACGAAAAATTGTAGAAATGATTGTAAACCTAGGGCAAACACTTGGTATGAATGTCATTGCAGAGGGTGTTGAAACACGTGAACAGCTGGACTTACTTCGCGAGCTAGGTTGTCAGCAGGTGCAAGGTTATTTGTTGGCTAAACCCATGTCGTGTGACGAACTTACAACTTGGCTGGCTAGTTTTAAAACGCAGGGTATTACATTAGACGGTTAG